The following proteins come from a genomic window of Methylorubrum populi:
- the cysN gene encoding sulfate adenylyltransferase subunit CysN: MTIHQSPEAFGYEAFLRKHQSKEVLRFITCGSVDDGKSTLIGRLLHDTKQIFDDQVTALQRDSRKHGTQGAEVDLALLVDGLQAEREQGITIDVAYRFFSTDRRSFIVADTPGHEQYTRNMATGASTADVAVILVDARHGLTRQTRRHALLVSLLGIHRVALAINKMDLVGWSQDKFEAILSGFQAFAAPLNFSEVRAIPLSAKNGDNVVLPGTAATWYDGVPLLRYLEEVPVKSEERAAAFRMPVQWVNRPNSDFRGFSGLIASGSVAPGDAVTVAPSGKTSTIARIFTADGDLERASEGQSVTLVLADEVDASRGAVIATSDAPLTLTDSLDVRLFWAAESDLVPGASLWAKVGTQTVNAVVKAVHRRIDPETGQAGPADKLAVNDIGDVTLTLDRQIAVDPYVENRDTGSLILIDRETTDTAALGLVQTVVAAPKASAPAPTASETKAQEPARSGGLLAGLKRLFGG, translated from the coding sequence ATGACGATCCATCAGTCTCCGGAAGCGTTCGGCTACGAAGCCTTCCTGCGCAAGCATCAGTCCAAGGAAGTGCTGCGCTTCATCACCTGCGGCTCCGTCGATGACGGCAAGTCCACCCTGATCGGGCGGCTCCTGCACGACACCAAGCAGATCTTCGACGATCAGGTGACGGCGCTGCAGCGCGATTCGCGCAAGCACGGCACGCAGGGGGCCGAGGTCGATCTCGCCCTGCTGGTCGACGGGCTCCAGGCCGAGCGCGAGCAGGGCATCACCATCGACGTCGCCTATCGCTTCTTCTCGACCGACCGGCGCTCCTTCATCGTCGCCGATACCCCCGGCCACGAGCAGTATACCCGCAACATGGCGACCGGCGCCTCGACCGCCGACGTCGCCGTGATCCTGGTAGACGCCCGCCACGGGCTGACCCGCCAGACCCGGCGCCACGCGCTGCTGGTCTCGCTGCTCGGCATCCACCGGGTCGCGCTCGCCATCAACAAGATGGATCTCGTCGGCTGGTCGCAGGACAAGTTCGAGGCGATCCTCTCGGGCTTCCAGGCATTTGCCGCGCCGCTGAACTTTTCCGAGGTGCGGGCGATCCCGCTCTCGGCCAAGAACGGCGACAACGTCGTGCTGCCGGGCACCGCCGCGACCTGGTACGACGGCGTTCCGCTGCTGCGCTACCTCGAAGAGGTGCCGGTTAAGTCGGAGGAGCGCGCCGCCGCCTTCCGCATGCCGGTGCAGTGGGTGAACCGCCCGAATTCCGACTTCCGCGGCTTTTCGGGGCTGATCGCGAGCGGTTCGGTGGCGCCGGGCGACGCCGTCACCGTCGCGCCCTCGGGCAAGACCTCGACCATCGCCCGCATCTTCACCGCCGATGGCGATCTGGAGCGGGCGAGCGAGGGACAGTCGGTGACGCTGGTGCTCGCCGACGAGGTCGACGCCTCCCGCGGCGCGGTGATCGCGACTTCGGACGCGCCGCTGACGCTGACCGACAGCCTCGACGTGCGCCTGTTCTGGGCCGCCGAATCCGATCTCGTCCCCGGCGCCAGCCTGTGGGCCAAGGTCGGCACGCAGACGGTCAACGCCGTGGTGAAGGCGGTCCACCGCCGGATCGACCCGGAGACCGGGCAGGCCGGCCCGGCCGACAAGCTCGCGGTCAACGATATCGGCGACGTGACCCTGACCCTCGACCGTCAGATCGCCGTCGATCCGTATGTCGAGAACCGCGACACCGGCAGCCTGATCCTGATCGACCGCGAGACCACGGACACGGCGGCGCTCGGCCTGGTCCAGACCGTCGTTGCCGCACCCAAGGCTTCCGCCCCGGCGCCGACGGCGTCCGAGACGAAGGCGCAGGAGCCCGCCCGCAGCGGCGGCCTGCTCGCCGGCCTCAAGCGGCTGTTCGGCGGATAG
- the cysD gene encoding sulfate adenylyltransferase subunit CysD, which produces MSAAVAAPARTRLTHLQRLEAESIHIFREAVAEAENPVMLYSIGKDSSVLLHLALKAFAPGRLPFPLMHIDTTWKFREMIAFRDRRAKELGLELIVHTNQEGLAKGIGPVSHGSEVHTDVMKTQALRQALDKHKFDVAFGGARRDEEASRAKERIVSLRNAQHRWDPKRQRAEPWHLYNFKKRRGESFRVFPLSNWTELDIWLYIEQENIPIVPLYFAAERPVVERDGQLIMVDDERLPLEAGETPELRKVRFRTLGCYPLTGAVESPAATLPEIIGETLAARTSERQGRVIDKDGAGAMERKKQEGYF; this is translated from the coding sequence ATGAGCGCCGCCGTCGCCGCGCCCGCGCGCACCCGCCTGACGCATCTCCAGCGCCTGGAGGCCGAGAGCATCCACATCTTCCGCGAGGCGGTCGCCGAGGCCGAGAACCCGGTGATGCTCTACTCGATCGGCAAGGATTCGTCGGTGCTGCTGCATCTGGCGCTGAAGGCCTTCGCGCCGGGGCGCCTGCCGTTTCCCCTGATGCACATCGACACGACCTGGAAGTTCCGCGAGATGATCGCCTTCCGCGACCGGCGCGCGAAGGAACTCGGCCTCGAACTCATCGTGCACACGAACCAGGAGGGTCTCGCCAAGGGCATCGGCCCGGTGAGCCACGGCTCGGAAGTGCATACCGACGTGATGAAGACGCAGGCCCTGCGTCAGGCGCTCGACAAGCACAAGTTCGACGTGGCCTTCGGCGGCGCCCGCCGCGACGAGGAGGCGTCTCGCGCCAAGGAGCGCATCGTCAGCTTGCGCAACGCGCAGCACCGCTGGGATCCCAAGCGCCAGCGCGCCGAGCCGTGGCACCTCTACAATTTCAAGAAGCGGCGCGGCGAGAGTTTTCGCGTGTTCCCGCTGTCCAATTGGACCGAGTTGGATATCTGGCTCTACATCGAGCAGGAAAACATTCCGATCGTCCCGCTCTACTTCGCCGCCGAGCGGCCGGTGGTGGAGCGCGATGGCCAGCTGATCATGGTGGACGACGAGCGGCTGCCGCTCGAAGCCGGTGAGACGCCGGAACTGCGGAAAGTTCGGTTCCGCACGCTCGGCTGCTACCCGCTGACCGGCGCGGTCGAGAGCCCGGCCGCGACCCTGCCGGAGATCATCGGCGAGACGCTCGCCGCCCGCACCTCGGAGCGCCAGGGCCGGGTCATCGACAAGGACGGCGCCGGCGCCATGGAGCGCAAGAAGCAGGAGGGCTACTTCTGA
- a CDS encoding phosphoadenylyl-sulfate reductase, translated as MTAALVRAAGDLAGEMAGLDLRGRIRLVEDRIPGRLVFTTSLGIEDQALTHALALNKGRTEIVTLDTGRLFPETYDVWTETEAAYGIRIRAYAPERVSEEEFVAREGINGFRHSVAARQACCGFRKVEPLGRALEGAAAWFTGLRAGQSANRADTPLAEADEGRGLIKVNPLADWSRADVDRFVRDNFIPYNTLHDRGFPSIGCAPCTRAVKIGEDERAGRWWWEQESKKECGLHLHRPESDVAPGQEAAAFEEPASAATLREHRRELV; from the coding sequence ATGACCGCTGCCCTCGTCCGGGCGGCCGGGGACCTCGCCGGGGAGATGGCGGGGCTGGACCTCCGGGGGCGCATCCGCCTCGTCGAGGACCGCATCCCGGGCCGGCTCGTCTTCACAACCAGCCTCGGCATCGAGGATCAGGCGCTCACGCATGCGCTCGCCCTGAACAAGGGCCGCACGGAGATCGTCACGCTCGATACCGGCCGGCTCTTCCCCGAGACCTACGACGTCTGGACCGAGACGGAGGCCGCCTACGGCATCCGCATCCGCGCCTACGCGCCCGAGCGTGTTTCGGAAGAAGAGTTCGTCGCGCGCGAGGGCATCAACGGCTTTCGCCACTCGGTCGCCGCGCGGCAGGCCTGCTGCGGCTTCCGCAAGGTCGAGCCGCTGGGCCGGGCGCTGGAGGGCGCGGCGGCGTGGTTCACCGGCCTGCGCGCCGGGCAATCCGCCAACCGGGCCGACACGCCGCTGGCCGAGGCCGACGAGGGCCGCGGCCTGATCAAGGTCAACCCGCTCGCCGACTGGTCGCGCGCCGACGTCGATCGCTTCGTGCGCGACAACTTCATCCCCTACAACACCCTGCACGACCGCGGCTTCCCCTCGATCGGCTGCGCCCCCTGCACCCGCGCCGTGAAGATCGGCGAGGACGAGCGGGCGGGCCGCTGGTGGTGGGAGCAGGAATCCAAGAAGGAATGCGGCCTGCATCTGCACAGGCCCGAAAGCGACGTGGCGCCCGGTCAGGAAGCCGCCGCTTTCGAGGAGCCGGCGAGCGCCGCCACCTTACGCGAACACAGAAGGGAACTGGTCTGA
- a CDS encoding Lrp/AsnC family transcriptional regulator has product MDSIDLKILALLQKDATLSIAAIGEQVGLSQTPCWKRIQRLEADGVIDRRVAVLDPVKLGLGLTVFVSIETADHSKDWLEQFADRISAMPEVLEFYRMAGDVDYMLRVVVADMAAYDTFYKNLIATLPLKNVTSRFAMEKVKSTTALPLPVPPPRGRSEPRLSVVGE; this is encoded by the coding sequence TTGGACTCGATCGACCTGAAGATCCTCGCGCTCCTGCAGAAGGATGCCACGCTCTCCATCGCCGCCATCGGCGAGCAGGTCGGGCTGTCGCAGACGCCCTGCTGGAAGCGGATCCAGCGCCTTGAGGCCGACGGCGTGATCGACCGACGCGTGGCCGTGCTCGATCCGGTCAAGCTCGGCCTTGGCCTCACCGTCTTTGTCTCCATCGAGACCGCCGACCATTCCAAGGACTGGCTCGAGCAATTCGCCGACCGAATCTCGGCCATGCCGGAAGTGCTCGAATTCTACCGGATGGCCGGCGACGTCGACTACATGCTGCGCGTCGTCGTGGCCGACATGGCGGCCTACGACACCTTCTATAAGAACCTGATCGCGACGCTTCCTCTCAAGAATGTGACCTCGCGCTTCGCCATGGAGAAGGTGAAGTCGACCACCGCCCTACCGCTGCCGGTCCCCCCGCCACGGGGGCGCTCCGAGCCGAGGCTCTCGGTGGTTGGGGAATAA
- a CDS encoding diflavin oxidoreductase produces the protein MSRQALLPRTAPFGDQERAHLDAALGAATPIQRAWLTGFLAGLDAASGQPAAAAPAPIAPPKAAEPLTILFASESGNSEKLASDVGKLARKQGFKPKVVDFADLDLATLPKAGKVIAIAATWGEGEPPARAVRAYGELMGDAAPRLEGVQFGVLALGDTSYAEFCAIGKALDARFEALGAKRAYDRADLDLDFEKPAADWIKGALKALAPAEAPSDNVVAVDFRAGSEDEDAEVSREPVVVEVIDHVNLNSSRSDKETIHLALEFEDGAPAYEPGDSLEIFPENDPQLVDEILRATGLSGDEGLRRALLAERDITTLSSTTVERFAKATGHADAKAFAESGEVKAWIEGRHLIDLIERFPAELTAEHLNTVTRPLPPRAYSIASSRKEVGDEVHLTIAAVRYETHGRARSGVASVHVADRIKNGAKLRVRVKPNKHFRLPSDGSTDIIMVGPGTGVAPFRAFVQERRATEAPGRSWLFFGDRHFTHDFLYQLEWQDALEDGSLAKIDVAFSRDQPEKVYVQDRIDQNAAEVVAWLDGGAHFYVCGDAKNMARDVRAAVVRAFETVKGLSSADAEAHVASLERAKRYQQDVY, from the coding sequence ATGTCCAGGCAAGCACTCCTCCCCCGCACGGCTCCGTTCGGAGACCAGGAACGGGCTCATCTCGACGCGGCGCTCGGCGCGGCGACGCCGATCCAGCGCGCGTGGCTGACCGGCTTCCTCGCCGGGCTCGACGCGGCGTCCGGCCAGCCGGCCGCGGCGGCGCCCGCCCCCATCGCGCCCCCCAAGGCCGCCGAGCCGCTGACGATCCTGTTCGCGTCCGAATCGGGCAACTCGGAAAAGCTCGCGAGCGACGTGGGCAAGCTCGCGCGCAAGCAGGGCTTCAAGCCGAAGGTCGTCGATTTCGCAGACCTCGACCTCGCCACGCTGCCGAAGGCCGGCAAGGTCATCGCCATCGCCGCGACCTGGGGCGAGGGCGAGCCGCCGGCCCGCGCGGTGCGCGCCTATGGCGAGCTGATGGGCGATGCGGCGCCGCGGCTGGAGGGCGTGCAGTTCGGCGTGCTGGCGCTCGGCGATACGAGCTACGCGGAGTTCTGCGCGATCGGAAAGGCGCTCGATGCCCGCTTCGAGGCGCTCGGCGCCAAGCGCGCCTATGACCGTGCCGATCTCGACCTCGATTTCGAGAAGCCGGCGGCCGACTGGATCAAGGGCGCGCTGAAGGCGCTGGCCCCGGCCGAGGCCCCGAGCGACAACGTCGTGGCGGTCGATTTCCGCGCCGGCAGCGAGGATGAGGACGCCGAGGTCAGCCGCGAGCCGGTGGTGGTCGAGGTGATCGACCACGTGAACCTCAACTCCTCGCGCTCCGACAAGGAGACGATCCACCTCGCCCTCGAATTCGAGGACGGGGCGCCGGCCTACGAGCCAGGCGATTCGCTGGAGATCTTTCCGGAGAACGACCCGCAGCTCGTGGACGAGATCCTGCGCGCGACAGGGCTGTCCGGTGACGAGGGCCTGCGCCGGGCCCTGCTCGCCGAGCGCGACATCACCACGCTGTCGTCCACCACGGTCGAGCGCTTCGCCAAGGCCACGGGCCATGCGGACGCGAAAGCATTCGCGGAGAGCGGCGAGGTGAAGGCCTGGATCGAGGGCCGGCACCTGATCGACCTGATCGAGCGCTTCCCCGCCGAGCTGACCGCCGAGCATCTCAACACCGTGACCCGGCCGCTGCCGCCGCGGGCCTATTCCATCGCCTCGTCGCGCAAGGAAGTCGGCGACGAGGTCCACCTCACCATCGCCGCCGTGCGCTACGAGACCCACGGCCGCGCCCGGTCCGGCGTCGCCTCGGTGCATGTGGCCGACCGCATCAAGAACGGCGCCAAGCTGCGGGTGCGGGTGAAGCCGAACAAGCACTTCCGCCTGCCCTCGGACGGCTCCACCGACATCATCATGGTCGGCCCCGGCACCGGCGTCGCCCCGTTCCGCGCCTTCGTGCAGGAGCGCCGCGCCACCGAGGCACCCGGCCGCTCGTGGCTGTTCTTCGGCGACCGCCACTTCACCCACGACTTCCTGTACCAGCTCGAATGGCAGGACGCGCTGGAGGACGGCTCGCTCGCCAAGATCGACGTGGCCTTCTCCCGCGACCAGCCGGAGAAGGTCTACGTGCAGGACCGGATCGACCAGAACGCCGCCGAGGTGGTGGCGTGGCTCGACGGCGGCGCCCATTTCTACGTCTGCGGTGATGCCAAGAACATGGCGCGTGACGTGCGCGCCGCGGTGGTGCGGGCCTTCGAGACCGTGAAGGGCCTGAGCAGCGCCGATGCCGAGGCGCATGTCGCCTCGCTGGAGCGGGCCAAGCGCTACCAGCAGGACGTTTACTGA
- a CDS encoding NADPH-dependent assimilatory sulfite reductase hemoprotein subunit, whose product MDDHKPIDTPDGPAVDTPGIGAHRYETPPTDRPITEAEAARAAGLAHNEHLKIASRYLRGGLADGLLKHATGAISEDDGQLVKFHGMYMQDDRDIRAERTKKKLEKAYSFMIRLRIAGGVVTPKQWLILDDIATTYAGGALRATTRQTFQYHGVIKSNLKRTMAAINSALLDTIAACGDVNRNVMAATNPAQAGAHQAALKLAKDISDTLLPKTGAWREIWLDGERVVGGEDEAEIEPIYGKTYLPRKFKTVVAVPPSNEVDIFAHDLGFIAILDKKNRVTGWNVTVGGGMGMTHGETDTFPRTADVLGFVKPEDALKAAEAVMTVQRDWGNRKNRKNARLKYTIERFGLDAFRAEVEKRIGKKLGEPKPFTFENNGDRYGWVEGEDGRHHLTLYVPSGRIKDIDGGPQFLSGLRRIAEVHEGDFRLTGNQNVIIANVPAGKKPEIDALVDEYGLTRGASAIRRNALACVALPTCGLALAESERYLPDLLTELEESLARHGLQDEPITIRSTGCPNGCARPFISEIGLVGRGPERYHLYLGAAFDGSRLSKLYREDVLASEIKDTLEPLFAAYAKDRQPGEHFGDFVIRAGFVAKTSNGPDFHERTGPLRAA is encoded by the coding sequence ATGGACGACCACAAGCCGATCGACACCCCTGACGGCCCCGCCGTGGACACGCCCGGCATCGGCGCGCACCGCTACGAGACGCCGCCGACCGACCGTCCGATCACGGAGGCCGAGGCCGCGCGCGCCGCGGGGCTCGCGCATAACGAGCACCTGAAGATCGCTAGCCGCTACCTGCGCGGGGGCTTGGCCGACGGGCTCCTCAAGCACGCCACCGGCGCAATCTCTGAGGACGACGGCCAACTCGTCAAGTTCCACGGCATGTACATGCAGGACGACCGGGACATCCGGGCGGAGCGCACCAAGAAGAAGCTCGAGAAGGCCTACAGCTTCATGATCCGCCTGCGCATCGCGGGCGGCGTCGTGACGCCGAAGCAGTGGCTGATCCTCGACGACATCGCCACGACCTATGCCGGCGGGGCCCTGCGCGCGACCACGCGCCAGACGTTCCAGTATCACGGCGTGATCAAGTCGAACCTCAAGCGCACCATGGCGGCGATCAACTCGGCGCTGCTCGACACCATCGCGGCCTGCGGCGACGTCAACCGCAACGTCATGGCGGCGACAAACCCGGCTCAGGCCGGCGCGCACCAGGCCGCGCTCAAGCTCGCCAAGGACATCTCCGACACCCTGCTGCCGAAGACCGGCGCGTGGCGTGAGATCTGGCTCGACGGTGAGCGCGTGGTCGGCGGCGAGGATGAGGCGGAGATCGAGCCGATCTACGGCAAGACCTACCTGCCGCGGAAGTTCAAGACCGTGGTCGCGGTGCCGCCCTCGAACGAGGTCGACATCTTCGCCCACGATCTCGGCTTCATCGCCATCCTCGACAAGAAGAACCGGGTGACGGGCTGGAACGTGACTGTCGGCGGCGGCATGGGCATGACCCATGGCGAGACCGACACCTTCCCCCGCACCGCCGACGTGCTCGGCTTCGTGAAGCCCGAGGATGCGCTAAAGGCGGCCGAAGCGGTGATGACGGTCCAGCGCGACTGGGGCAACCGCAAGAACCGCAAGAACGCCCGGCTCAAATACACGATCGAGCGGTTCGGCCTCGACGCCTTCCGGGCGGAGGTCGAGAAGCGCATCGGCAAGAAGCTCGGCGAACCCAAGCCCTTCACCTTCGAGAACAACGGCGACCGCTACGGCTGGGTCGAGGGCGAGGACGGACGCCACCACCTGACGCTCTACGTGCCGTCGGGCCGGATCAAGGACATCGACGGCGGTCCGCAATTCCTCTCGGGCCTGCGCCGCATCGCCGAGGTGCACGAGGGTGATTTCCGCCTCACCGGCAACCAGAACGTCATCATCGCCAACGTGCCGGCGGGCAAGAAGCCTGAGATCGACGCGCTGGTCGACGAGTACGGCCTGACCCGGGGCGCCTCGGCGATCCGCCGCAACGCGCTCGCCTGCGTGGCGCTGCCGACCTGCGGGCTGGCGCTGGCCGAGAGCGAGCGCTACCTGCCCGACCTGCTCACCGAGTTGGAGGAGAGCCTCGCCCGCCACGGGCTGCAGGACGAGCCCATCACGATCCGCTCGACCGGCTGCCCCAATGGCTGCGCCCGGCCGTTCATCTCGGAAATCGGCCTCGTCGGCCGCGGCCCCGAGCGCTACCACCTCTATCTCGGCGCCGCCTTCGACGGCTCCCGGCTGAGCAAGCTCTACCGCGAAGATGTGCTGGCCAGCGAGATCAAGGACACGCTGGAGCCGCTGTTCGCCGCCTACGCCAAGGACCGGCAGCCGGGCGAGCATTTCGGCGATTTCGTGATCCGCGCCGGCTTCGTGGCCAAGACGAGCAACGGGCCGGACTTCCACGAGCGGACGGGTCCGCTGCGGGCGGCGTGA
- the panC gene encoding pantoate--beta-alanine ligase has protein sequence MPSRPMSDTTLRFDNLEALRARVDAWRQGGDRIVLVPTMGALHAGHLALVAHAKAIGRRAVVSIFVNPTQFGPNEDFSRYPRDTEADLDLLSRAGTDAAWLPSVETMYPTGFSTRIEPGPAAEGLCGAVRPGHFSGVATVVTKLINQVRPDLALFGEKDFQQLQVIRSVVRDLDLAVTIEGVPTLREADGLALSSRNRYLDPREREIAPRLHAVLADMAGRLARGAEAAPLVAEGIAALESAGFGPVQYLEVRDAQTLAPVARAEREARVLVAAYLGRTRLIDNVAVVPA, from the coding sequence ATGCCGAGCCGCCCGATGTCCGACACCACCCTCCGCTTCGACAATCTTGAGGCCCTGCGCGCGCGGGTCGATGCGTGGCGGCAGGGCGGCGACCGGATCGTGCTGGTGCCGACCATGGGTGCGCTGCACGCGGGCCACCTCGCCCTCGTGGCGCATGCCAAGGCGATCGGCCGGCGCGCCGTCGTCAGCATCTTCGTGAACCCGACTCAGTTCGGCCCGAACGAGGATTTTTCGCGCTATCCGCGCGACACCGAGGCCGACCTCGATCTGCTCTCGCGGGCCGGCACCGACGCGGCGTGGCTCCCCTCCGTCGAGACCATGTACCCGACGGGGTTCTCGACCCGGATCGAGCCCGGCCCGGCGGCGGAGGGCCTGTGCGGCGCGGTCCGGCCCGGCCATTTCTCCGGCGTCGCCACCGTGGTGACCAAGCTCATCAATCAGGTCCGGCCCGATCTGGCCCTGTTCGGCGAGAAGGATTTCCAGCAGTTGCAGGTGATCCGCTCGGTCGTCCGCGACCTCGATCTGGCGGTGACCATCGAGGGCGTGCCGACGCTCCGCGAGGCGGACGGCCTCGCCCTGTCCTCGCGCAACCGCTATCTCGACCCCCGCGAGCGCGAAATCGCGCCGCGCCTGCACGCGGTGCTCGCCGACATGGCCGGTCGCCTCGCCCGCGGCGCCGAGGCGGCTCCGCTCGTCGCGGAGGGCATCGCCGCGCTGGAGTCGGCGGGCTTCGGGCCGGTGCAATATCTGGAGGTGCGCGACGCGCAGACGCTGGCGCCCGTGGCCCGGGCCGAGCGCGAGGCGCGGGTGCTGGTGGCGGCCTATCTCGGCCGCACGCGGCTCATCGACAACGTGGCGGTGGTGCCGGCCTGA
- a CDS encoding helix-turn-helix domain-containing protein gives MLSTASNAPVVEERPLEKALGHQVRLLRRERDLSVADLGSAAGISPGMISKIENGAISPSLASINAIASALNVPITALFAAFEETRDCSHVKRGQGVPIERRGTKVGHLYELLGAGIRGDVVVEPYLITLQDEAEAYTSFRHIGTEFIYMLTGEVIYHHSGQDYHLEPGDALMFDSNGLHGPAKLLKTPMTYLSVIVYPRA, from the coding sequence ATGCTGAGCACAGCGTCGAACGCGCCCGTCGTCGAGGAGCGCCCCCTGGAGAAGGCGCTGGGCCATCAGGTGCGCCTGCTGCGGCGCGAGCGCGACCTGTCGGTAGCCGATCTCGGCAGCGCGGCCGGCATCTCGCCGGGCATGATCTCGAAGATCGAGAACGGCGCGATCTCGCCCTCGCTGGCCTCGATCAACGCCATCGCGTCGGCCCTCAACGTGCCAATCACCGCTCTCTTCGCCGCCTTCGAGGAGACCCGCGACTGCAGCCACGTGAAGCGCGGCCAGGGCGTGCCGATCGAGCGGCGCGGCACCAAGGTCGGGCATCTCTACGAGCTGCTCGGCGCCGGCATCCGCGGCGACGTGGTGGTGGAGCCCTACCTCATCACCCTGCAGGACGAGGCCGAGGCCTATACGAGCTTCCGCCATATCGGCACGGAATTCATCTACATGCTGACCGGCGAGGTGATCTATCACCATTCGGGCCAGGATTATCACCTGGAGCCGGGCGACGCGCTGATGTTCGACTCGAACGGCCTGCACGGCCCGGCCAAACTGCTCAAGACGCCGATGACCTATCTCTCGGTCATCGTCTATCCGCGGGCGTGA
- the ssb gene encoding single-stranded DNA-binding protein yields the protein MAGSVNKVILVGNLGRDPETRRLASGDPVVNLRIATSESWKDKMSGERKEKTEWHSVVIYNENLARVAEQYLRKGSKVYIEGQLQTRKWTDQSGAEKYTTEVVLQRFRGEMTILDGRGGGGGDFAGDDEGGGQISRGGDRGGDRGAGRDDYGSSRSGGGDRRPSSGGGGGGGGKPNYDLDDDIPF from the coding sequence ATGGCGGGCAGCGTCAACAAGGTGATTCTGGTCGGCAATCTCGGGCGCGATCCCGAGACCCGGCGCCTGGCCTCGGGCGATCCCGTGGTCAACCTGCGAATCGCGACGTCGGAGTCCTGGAAGGACAAGATGTCCGGCGAGCGCAAGGAGAAGACCGAGTGGCACTCGGTCGTGATCTACAACGAGAACCTTGCCCGCGTGGCGGAGCAGTACCTGCGCAAGGGCTCGAAGGTCTACATCGAGGGCCAGCTCCAGACGCGGAAGTGGACCGACCAGTCGGGCGCCGAGAAGTACACCACCGAGGTGGTGCTGCAGCGCTTCCGCGGCGAGATGACGATTCTTGACGGGCGCGGCGGTGGCGGCGGCGACTTCGCGGGCGACGACGAGGGCGGCGGCCAGATCAGCCGCGGCGGCGACCGGGGTGGCGACCGCGGCGCCGGACGCGACGATTACGGCTCCAGCCGCTCCGGCGGCGGCGACCGCCGGCCCTCCTCGGGCGGTGGCGGCGGCGGTGGCGGCAAGCCGAACTACGACCTCGACGACGACATCCCGTTCTAG
- a CDS encoding NADP-dependent oxidoreductase, with protein sequence MAVVNRRIVLAARPHGEPKPEHFRFEEGRTPVPKAGEVLLRTRWLSLDPYMRGRMSAAKSYAKPVEIGETMVGQTVSEVVASENPAFAEGDLVLSNSGWQEFAISDGRDLRRLDPADGPPSQFLGILGMPGMTAYTGLLEIGRPRPGETVVVAAAAGPVGSLVGQIARIKGARAVGIAGGAEKCAYLTETLGFDAAVDHRAGDFPEALARACPEGIDVYFENVGGAVFDAVLPLLNDFARVPVCGLVAGYNLSELPPGPDRSPVLMRAILTKRLTLRGFIVWDFAAMQDDFLRDVGGWLRAGRVKAREDVVEGLENAPAAFAGMLKGANFGKLVVKVA encoded by the coding sequence ATGGCAGTCGTCAACCGTCGGATCGTGCTGGCCGCGCGCCCGCACGGTGAGCCGAAACCCGAACATTTCCGCTTCGAAGAGGGACGCACCCCGGTCCCCAAGGCGGGGGAGGTTCTGCTGCGGACCCGCTGGCTCTCCCTCGATCCCTACATGCGCGGGCGGATGAGCGCGGCAAAGTCCTACGCCAAGCCGGTCGAGATCGGCGAGACCATGGTCGGCCAGACGGTGAGCGAAGTGGTCGCCTCGGAGAACCCGGCCTTCGCCGAGGGCGATCTCGTGCTGAGCAACTCCGGCTGGCAAGAATTCGCGATCTCGGACGGGCGGGATCTGCGCCGTCTGGATCCTGCGGACGGGCCGCCGAGCCAGTTCCTCGGCATCCTCGGCATGCCCGGCATGACCGCCTATACCGGTCTCCTCGAGATCGGCCGCCCGCGCCCGGGCGAGACCGTCGTGGTGGCCGCCGCCGCCGGACCGGTCGGCTCTCTCGTCGGCCAAATCGCCCGCATCAAGGGCGCGCGGGCCGTCGGCATCGCCGGGGGCGCGGAGAAATGCGCCTATCTCACCGAGACGCTCGGCTTCGACGCGGCCGTCGATCACCGTGCCGGCGACTTCCCCGAGGCGCTGGCCCGTGCCTGCCCCGAGGGGATCGACGTGTATTTCGAGAATGTCGGCGGCGCCGTGTTCGACGCGGTGCTGCCGCTGCTCAACGACTTCGCGCGGGTCCCGGTCTGCGGCCTCGTCGCGGGCTACAATCTGAGCGAACTGCCCCCCGGCCCCGACCGCTCCCCGGTTCTGATGCGCGCCATCCTCACCAAGCGCCTGACCCTGCGCGGCTTCATCGTCTGGGATTTCGCCGCGATGCAGGACGACTTCCTGAGGGATGTCGGCGGCTGGCTCCGGGCCGGACGGGTCAAGGCGCGCGAGGACGTGGTGGAGGGCCTGGAGAATGCCCCGGCCGCCTTCGCCGGGATGCTCAAGGGCGCCAATTTCGGCAAGCTCGTGGTGAAAGTGGCCTGA